One Vicia villosa cultivar HV-30 ecotype Madison, WI unplaced genomic scaffold, Vvil1.0 scaffold7, whole genome shotgun sequence genomic window carries:
- the LOC131643096 gene encoding ribonuclease 1-like yields MESKGSILVKLLLLLQLSVLCLSQQDFDFFYFVQQWPGSFCDSQKSCCYPTSGKPAADFSIHGLWPNYKDGTYPSNCDPNSPFDQSQISDLKSSLLKNWPTLACPSGNGIQFWTHEWEKHGTCSESSLKQHDYFETTLNLKQKSNLLDALTSAGIQADGGSYSLSSIKGAIQKGVGFAPFIECNVDSSRNSQLYQVYLCVDTSGSNFIDCPVFPNGKSCGSNVEFPSF; encoded by the exons ATGGAGTCCAAAGGGTCAATTTTAGTTAAGCTTCTCTTGCTTCTTCAGTTATCAGTTCTATGTCTTTCACAACAAGATTTTGATTTCTTCTACTTTGTTCAACAG TGGCCAGGATCATTCTGTGATTCACAGAAGAGTTGCTGCTATCCAACAAGTGGAAAACCTGCTGCTGATTTTAGTATTCATGGTTTATGGCCTAATTACAAAGATGGTACTTATCCATCTAACTGTGATCCCAACAGCCCTTTTGATCAATCTCAG ATATCCGATCTCAAAAGCAGTTTACTAAAGAACTGGCCCACACTTGCATGTCCAAGTGGAAATGGAATTCAGTTTTGGACTCATGAATGGGAGAAGCACGGAACTTGCTCAGAATCAAGCCTTAAACAACATGATTATTTTGAAACAACTCTCAActtgaaacaaaaatcaaaccTCCTTGATGCTCTTACAAGTGCAGGAATACAAGCTGATGGAGGTTCTTACAGCTTGAGCAGTATCAAAGGAGCTATACAAAAGGGAGTTGGGTTTGCTCCATTCATTGAATGCAATGTGGATTCATCTCGTAACAGTCAGCTATACCAAGTTTACTTGTGTGTGGACACTTCTGgatcaaacttcattgactgtcCAGTTTTCCCTAATGGAAAATCATGTGGATCTAATGTTGAGTTCCCATCGTTTTAA